Below is a genomic region from Halobacterium sp. CBA1132.
CCGAGGACATGGAGTACGCCGGCGACCTCGGCGAGTACCTGCCGTCCAACGCGGAGGAAGCCCAGCAGTACGCCATCCCCCAGTGGGACGACCTCGCGGAGTACTCCGAGACGTTCTCCGAGAAGTTCCAGACGATGAAGACGCAGGGCTGACGCCCGGTGAACACAATGGCAACAGTCACCCTCGACGACCTGACGAAGAAGTACGGCGACCTGACCGCAGTAAACGGCCTCGACCTCGATGTCGAGGACGGGGAGCTCCTCTGCCTCCTCGGCCCATCCGGGTGCGGGAAGTCGACGACCCTACGGATGCTCGGCGGCCTCGAAACGCCGACGGACGGCGACGTCTACATCAGCGACGAGCGCGTCACCGACACGCCCGCCTACGACCGGAACACGTCCATCGTCTTCCAGTCGTGGGCGCTGTTCCCGCACAAAACCGTCGCCGAGAACGTCGCGTTCGGCCTCAAGATGGACGGCGTCGACGAGGACGAACGACTCGCGAAAGCCCGCCGCGTCCTCGACATCGTCGAGATGGGAGAGTTCGAGGACGCCGACCCGGAGGACCTCTCCGGCGGACAGAAGCAGCGCGTCGCTCTCGCGCGCTCGCTCGCCGTCGAACCGGAGGTTCTGTTGCTCGACGAGCCGTTGTCGAATCTCGACAAACGGCTCCGCGAGCAGATGCAACTCGAACTCCGGAACATCCAGGCGGAAGTCGACACCACGTTCGTCCACGTCACCCACGACCAGAACGAGGCGTTCACGCTCGCCGACCGCATCGGCATCATGAACGACGGCCAACTCGAACAGGTCGGGGCGCCGCGGGAAGTGTACGACGACCCGAACAACCAGTTCGTCGAGGAGTTCCTCGGTGACACGAACCTCGTCTCGGCGACCGTCGACGAGCTGACCGCCGACGGCGTGGTCGCCGACGTCGAGTTCGGCACGACGATCGAGGTTCCGACGCCGACCGACGACCTCGAACCGGGTGACCCGCTGTCCGTCTCGTTCCGCCCGGAGATTCTGACCATCGAGCCCGCCGAGAGCGACGGCACCGACGCGGCCGCTCACGACGACGGGTTCACGAACGAACTCGTCGGAGCCGTCACGGACGTCCTCTACCGCGGTTCCTCGGTCCGCTTCTACGTCGAAATCGGCGACAGCAGCGTCTTCTTCGAGCAGAGTGTCGGCGCGGAGACCGACTTCGAGGTCGGCGACCGCGTCCGCGTCACGTGGGACCCGACCGACCTCCTCCTGTTCTCGGCGGGCGACCGCGTCGGCGGAGGTGGAACCTGATGGCGGGTCACGTCGACTCCGTGTTCACGTGGTTCGG
It encodes:
- a CDS encoding ABC transporter ATP-binding protein, which translates into the protein MATVTLDDLTKKYGDLTAVNGLDLDVEDGELLCLLGPSGCGKSTTLRMLGGLETPTDGDVYISDERVTDTPAYDRNTSIVFQSWALFPHKTVAENVAFGLKMDGVDEDERLAKARRVLDIVEMGEFEDADPEDLSGGQKQRVALARSLAVEPEVLLLDEPLSNLDKRLREQMQLELRNIQAEVDTTFVHVTHDQNEAFTLADRIGIMNDGQLEQVGAPREVYDDPNNQFVEEFLGDTNLVSATVDELTADGVVADVEFGTTIEVPTPTDDLEPGDPLSVSFRPEILTIEPAESDGTDAAAHDDGFTNELVGAVTDVLYRGSSVRFYVEIGDSSVFFEQSVGAETDFEVGDRVRVTWDPTDLLLFSAGDRVGGGGT